From a single Collibacillus ludicampi genomic region:
- a CDS encoding OsmC family protein has translation MKNHEIIIDTTPAFGGKETGPDPLSLVLSALAGCENIVANLVAKEINFDLQGIEFDIRGEFDPRGLMGDPNVRPYFEKVTIHAKVKTSESEDRLKELQEITDSRCPVYTTLKAAGVELESNWVKA, from the coding sequence ATAAAAAACCATGAGATTATTATTGATACAACTCCTGCCTTTGGAGGAAAAGAAACTGGACCGGATCCGTTGAGTTTGGTATTAAGTGCTCTAGCCGGTTGCGAAAACATCGTTGCAAATCTCGTAGCGAAAGAAATCAACTTCGACTTGCAAGGCATTGAATTTGATATCCGGGGTGAATTTGACCCGCGCGGGTTGATGGGGGATCCAAACGTTCGCCCATACTTTGAAAAAGTGACCATTCATGCGAAAGTAAAGACAAGCGAATCTGAAGATCGACTAAAGGAACTGCAGGAAATAACTGATTCTCGCTGTCCTGTTTATACAACACTTAAAGCAGCAGGTGTTGAACTGGAATCAAATTGGGTGAAAGCGTAA
- a CDS encoding SDR family NAD(P)-dependent oxidoreductase codes for MEITLTGKKAIISGSTTGIGYAIAKGLAESGASVLVNGRNEKRVTEAVERLKKEVPGAEVYGFAADLSHTEGVSQLIAYCPEADILVNNLGIFEPKPFFEITDEDWEQYFQVNVMSAVRLSRHYAQGMVKKGWGRILFNASVTAGFISGEMVHYGATKTALLGLSRGLAESVADRGVTVNAFIPGPTLTERTDDFMRRNFAESGKTFEEAEKETFQTYLPTSLLKRFIKPKEVADLVVFLASEQASAITGAALRVDGGIVRSIL; via the coding sequence ATGGAGATTACACTTACAGGAAAAAAAGCAATCATCAGTGGGTCAACGACAGGTATCGGCTACGCTATCGCAAAAGGACTAGCCGAGTCTGGGGCTTCAGTGCTCGTGAATGGGCGAAACGAAAAGCGTGTGACTGAAGCCGTGGAACGGTTGAAAAAGGAAGTTCCGGGAGCTGAGGTGTATGGTTTTGCCGCTGACTTGAGCCACACAGAAGGTGTAAGCCAATTGATAGCCTATTGTCCAGAGGCAGATATTCTGGTGAATAACCTGGGGATTTTCGAGCCAAAGCCTTTCTTTGAGATAACGGACGAGGATTGGGAACAGTATTTTCAGGTAAATGTCATGAGTGCTGTACGTCTTTCCCGTCATTACGCTCAGGGTATGGTGAAAAAGGGGTGGGGGAGAATCCTTTTCAATGCAAGCGTTACTGCAGGTTTTATTTCGGGTGAAATGGTGCATTATGGTGCAACCAAGACAGCATTGTTAGGGCTCTCGCGTGGCCTTGCCGAAAGCGTGGCTGATAGGGGGGTCACAGTCAACGCGTTCATTCCCGGTCCAACGCTTACCGAAAGAACGGATGATTTTATGAGAAGAAATTTTGCGGAGTCTGGAAAAACCTTTGAAGAAGCGGAAAAGGAGACGTTCCAAACCTATTTGCCCACTTCCTTGTTGAAACGTTTCATCAAGCCGAAGGAGGTGGCTGATCTCGTAGTATTTTTGGCTTCAGAACAGGCTTCTGCAATTACGGGTGCAGCACTGCGGGTAGATGGCGGAATCGTACGTTCCATTTTATAG